The DNA sequence CACCACACACGCAATTCGGCGTCGGGTGCCTGTTCGTGCAATTTAGCGCAAACGGCTACGATCGGCGTAACGTGACCGCCCGAACCGCCGCCCACTGACAGGATTCGCATCCTCGCTGCTCCCTTCTGCTTTAACTTTGCGATGCATGGTATAATGCGATATAGCAAAAACCAAACCGAGACTAGTCATAATAAACAGCATCGACGTACCACCGATACTAACGAGCGGTAACGTGATACCAGTCAGCGGAATCAGATGTGTCATAGCACCGATATTTAAGACTACGTGCGCCGCGATCCAGCTAAACACGCCAGCCACGATCAAACGTAAGTAAATATTCTCGATATAATCAACCTTGGAAATAATCTGCCTGAGTAGCAGCCCGAACAAGGCGATAATCACTAGCAATCCCAAAAAGCCCAGCGATTCACCTAAAACCGCAAAGATTGAGTCGTGAATTGCCTCCGGTAGCCACCCAAAGGCCTGGACTGACTGCCCCAAACCTCTACCCGTTAGTCCGCCCGAGCCTAGGGCGATCATCGCCTGGTTGATGTGGTAATCGGCCGTGGCATCACCCTGGCCAAAGAACGTCGCGATCCTGGCCATACGATGTGGTGCCACGATAATCGATAGAACCGCTAGGCCTGCGCCAGCGCCGAGAATGGCCATGAGTTTGCGCGTCTCGAGACCCGCCACGATCAACTGAACCAAAACAATCGCAGCTAGCGAGATACTGGTTCCGAGATCTTTTTGCATGATAGCCAGCACGAACAGAGACGCCAACGTTACCACGCCGAGCGGCAACAGTGTTTTGCGATAGGAATTCAGCTCACCACGCGCACAGCGAATTGCTAGGAATCCAGCGGTAAATAACACCGTGCCAAATTTCAAAAACTCAGCCGGCTGGAATGTTCCTAGGCCCCCCAGGCTAATCCAACGACAAGCGCCGAGTGTACAATAGGCCGGCGGTATCTTGAGCGCTCCCATAATCGGCACCATAAAACAGATGATGAGGGCTACGACAAAGAACTTGGAGCCGTGCCGTCGCCAGAAATCAAGCGGTACTCGGCTCGCGACAAAGAACGAAACTAGCCCAGCGACCAGGAACATGCCTTGTTTCAACATGAATTTAGTCGAGGCGTCGTTGTCTCCGCCGGTCAGTGCTGGCGTGATCGAAAACAAGATCACCACGCCAATAAAGGACAACACGATCATCAACACGACCATCAAATAATCGGGGCGATGTTTGCGAGTCAATTTGAGATCGCCCGCCGTGTCAAACAGCGTTGATTTGATCTCGGCCGCTGCTAATTTATTACGACGACTGTCGCTAGGACGATTATTTATTTGAGCCCAATTGCTCATTAGACATTTCCCCCACCTAACGCAATGATGATGCCGAGAATGCCAACGATGTTTCCAACGACCCAAAAACGCATCGTGACTTTGGTTTCAGGCCAACCTTTGGCCTCGAAATGATGGTGTAATGGCGCTGCTAGAAAGACTTTTTTACCAGCGCGTAATCGCTTGCTCGCCTGTTGAATGATAACCGATCCTGCCTCGACCACAAACATCAAACCGATAATTGGTAATAGAAATAGCGAATTTGTTAGCATTGCCACCACACCTAGGGTTACACCGAGTGCGAACGATCCGACATCACCCATGAAAAAGCGCGCTGGATAGACGTTGAACCATAGATACGACAACAACGCGCCGACGATCGTCATACAGAACGCCGCTAGGCCAAACTGTTGTTGCATAACGGCGATAATTGCGAACATGACGAACGCCGAAGCCGCCAAACCGCCGGCTAGACCATCTAACCCATCACTAATGTTAACAGCATTTCCAGTCGCGACCACGACAAAGGCAAAGACCGGCACGATCCAGACGCCGAGATCCCATGGACCGATGAACGGAATATGCACCGTCGTAAAGCCCAGCTTTTGCCAAAAGAACCAACCGAGTAGCAAACCAACAATCGTCACCATGGTGAATTTCACTGGCGCCCTGAGACCAGCTACCCCACCGTTAGAACGGAGATTCAATATATCATCAATGAGACCTATAACTGCTCCAGCGATGAGCGCCGCCAGCGGCAGCCAAGTCTGCGGTCGACTAAAATTAAATATCAACGTCGTCACCGCGATGGCGATCACAAACACTAGGCCAGCCATAGTCGGGATGCGACGCGCGATCTTGCGTGCATGCAATTTTGAGATGACTTCGAGCACCTTGCCGTCGAGCGTGACGGTCTTTTGCTTTTTCCAGAACTTGTACCGATAGGCAAAATACGTATAAACCGGTGTCAAAATCATGGCCATAATAAAAGCCGAGCCACCGAGGAGTAAGATCCGTAGCATCGCCTGCGCTAGTTGGTCTAGAGCTTCATTCATGGTTTGGTAATCCCTTCATATTGAGCGAGCCAGTTGCTCATTTTGGTAAAGACTGGATTTGCGGCTACCGAGCCAGCAAAGCCTTGTTTACCACTGTATTCGATCCTGACCATTATAACATATTGAGCGTTACCATCTTTGTCAGCGCCGAAACCAATCGTCGTACCAGTCGTGCGGTCCTTTGAATAGGTTTTGGTTGCGTCATCGTAGATCTGAGCCGTACCCGTTTTTGATCCAACATAGTAGCCGCCATCAGCCGTCGGCCAACTGCCCCGTCTGGCTTCGAACATCATTTTACGAATGTTGCTGCTCGCGCTGTCGCTGATCACATTATCTGACACAACTTTCGACTGATTGGCGGTTTCTTTGCCGTCCTGATCCAGGGTGCCATCGATCAGCGTCGGTTGGTAATACGTTCCGCCGTTGACTGTCGCCGAGAACGCCGCCGCCATTTGCACCATCGTCACCGACACACCCTGACCAAAGGTCATGTTGGCGTAGCGAACTTTGTTGCCCTGCACATTGTCCGGTGAAAAGATCGTACCGCCGACTTCGCCCGGCTGCTCCACCCCAGTTTTTTGCCCAAAGCGGTATTTGTCGTGGAAATACTCATACATCGTCTGCCGCGCGGCCTTCGTAATATCGCCACCACCAATCTGTTGTAGTTGCCACATGACACCGGTATTGAGCGAATATTGCAACACTTTGGTCATAGTAAATGTCCGCCCAGTGAACTTTTCATCACCTTCGGCATTACAGATCTTTGCATCATCAATCTGCATACAATTCGGATCAGTAAAAGTGGTATCCGGATTGATTGTGCCGAGGTCTAACGACATCGAGGTAGTCATCGCCTTCATGACAGAACCAGGTTCAAACGCATAGCTAACGGCATGATTCTGGAAAGCTGTCGCGTCAGTCACTTTGGTATAATTGCTCGGGTCAAAATCTGGATAGTTCGCCATCGCCACAATATGACCGTTGTTTGGATCCATCACGATGATACTGCCGCTATCGCTATTCACGTTGTTGAGACCTTCTTGCAAGATCGATTCGGCTTGCGCCTGGACGCTACGATCAATCGTCAACACATAGTCGGTGCCGTCTTTGGCTGGGATACTGACATCGTGGACACCAATCGTCAGCGGAATTCTACGCACATCCGTCACCGATTGCAATAGACCAGCTTCGCCCGTTAGCTCGGTATTGAGATATTGTTCGAGGCCGTACTGCCCCTCCCCGTCGGCGTTCACAAAGCCGAGCACCTGGTTAGCTAGTTTACCTTCGGTATAAACTCGGCGGCTGCTCGACTGGAGACCGACACCAGCCAGATCGGCTTCTTGGATCTTTTCCGCCTGAGAGTGCGTGATTTGACGTGCTAGCACTACATACTGCAGAGTTGTGCTGGTTAGTTTGTCGAAATTAGCCTCGATCATTTGATCGCCCGCCACATCGGTGACTAGTTTTTCTACCTTTTTGACGTCCTTTACCTGTGTCGGATCGGCAAACACGGTGTAAACAGTCTGGTTCAGGACGAGTGGAACAATTTCGCCGTTTTGATCCTTGGCGTAGAGCTGCCCACGCTCTGGATTGATGGTCCGTTTACTAATCTGCATCTGATTAGCTTTGGCTAGGAACTCTTCGTGATTGATGACCTGGATATAAAATAATCGCACTAAAAAGATCGCTAAAACCAAAAATAGACCGATCGTCAGTCGGCTGGCGCGCGATAATTTTTCAGACTGGTTGGTCATGTTTTGATTCTACTCCGATTGTTGGATGTCAGTTGGAGTCGTCATGGCGGCTGCCACGCTACTACTCTCGACACGGGCAATTGATTGTAAACGAGCATTTTCAATTTTGAGATCATCTCGTTCAGCGGCGAGCTGTGTTTTCTTTTCATCGATGGCGTTCATTTCGTAGCCAAACGCGCTCGTTTTCGTCAGCTGCGTTAGATACAACAAGCCTAGGAATGCGGTCAGCAAGACAATCATGACAGTATTTGCGACCGGACCGAGGCGACGCGCAGATTGAAAAGATGTTAGGTTCTGATTCCGACCCCAGCCGGCAGCCGGCATAGTGCCACGTCCGCGAGTCGAGATAAATTGTGTTCGTTGGTTTGTCATTGTTGTTTTTCGTTTTCCTTTTATTTATACGTGGATGTTTGCGCCTGTTACCCTACCCTCGCAAAGATCCGCGTGTAAATTTGTTTATCATGTTTGTTTTTGTAACGGAACCGGGCGAGACCTCGACCGTATAGGGTCGAGGCTCGCTTTTGGTCTCGCGCCTTATTTGTGGCGGACCACAATTTTCTGTGCGCGTGACTTGTTTACGACTTGAATTGGCATAAGCAAGTCCTTTCTTTTTAATTATTTATCTTTGCTGCGGCTCGTAATTTTGCACTACGAGCGCGCGGATTGTAAACATCATCAGTGCCGGCAATTGGATGCTTGGTTAGGACTGTCAGATCTGCCTCCAAACCGGAATTTGTTTGCTCTCTCAGGAAGTTTTTCACCAATCGATCCTCGAGACTATGGAAACTGATCACCGCCAGTCGCCCGCCTGGAGCTAGGAGCTTGATGAGTAGCGGCAATGTCCGCTCAATCTGACCTAGTTCGTCATTGGTTTCGATCCGTAGAGCTTGGAAGGTGCGTGTCGCGGGATGGATTTTGCCCCGCCGCGGCAAGGTTTCGGCGATGAGATCAGCTAGTTCGGTCGTTGTCACAATCGGCTGTTTAGAGCGTTTGATGACAATGGCTCGAGCGATCCGATGCGCCCTTGTCGGTGGTTCTTCCCCGTAATGACGAATTATCTGACTGAGTTCTTTTTCCGAATAGTGATTCACGATAGTTGCAGCAGATGTATCTTGCGATTGATCCATGCGCATATCGAGATCCGATTCCAGACGGAAACTGAATCCGCGCTCCGCACGATCGAGCTGCGGAGAGCTAACACCGAGATCCAACAAGATCATATCGAACTGCCGATTCTCGGTAACTAATGTTTGACTAGCTTCCAAGAAATCGCTATGTATCAGCCTAGCTCCCTGTTGCCCTAGTGACTCTAGCTGACCGATCGCAAAGGCGTCTCGATCCACCAGTGTCGCCAAGTTCGCAGAACCTATGCGAGCAATTACCGCCTGGGCATGACCGCCGTAACCGGCCGTCAGATCCAGATAGCTTTCGCCCTTTCCCGGATGCAACAAATCTAGTGTCGCATCGAGCAAGACTGGAATATGGAGTTGTTGTGGTGTTGTCATATTCTTTTTTACGGAGGCCACCTATTCGGCAATCAGTATTTATGTTCTGATTGTTTGTTTTAGATTTTCAAGATGTTTACTCTGTCGTCAGATGACGATAGTGTAACCATATGAGAGACTTATGTGTGAGGTGGAGTTTTTCCTTAGGTCTATGTTGCCATAAACCGAAGTGCGGCAATCCGTTCGAGCTGGCGATTGCTTTCCAGCTGATTGCCGAGTAGTTGGCCTCTATAACTGTTAAGGTGCTTGTTATAATCTATCCAGCGTTTAGCGCCGCATAGACCATTTGATTAGTCGGGTTTGGCGCTGAGCCGCCAATATCGGCCAGCTCGGACAGCCACGATTTCACGATCGATCCCAGCGTACTCTAGCTGATGCGCCTCGAGGGTGATTCTACCCTGTTTAGCGTCGAGCTCAGTTTCGACTTTGCCGGTACGAAACTGGACGTTGAGGTCGGCCACTCGCTCATCAAGGATATCTCCCTGGAGCGCTGCTTCCATATCTTCGTCCCATACTGATTTTTGGTATAGGTGGAGATAGGCGCCGAAACCGCGTGTGATCACGATGCCACCCGAGAACTCGGTGCGCAGCTCAGACGGGACAGTTAGTCGTCGTTTGTCGTCTAGCTTTCGCTCAAAGTAATCGATTTTGGTCATCGCCCTTTCCCGTTAAGTTATTTGGTGTGGTTCAGTGGTTTTTGTTTCATTCATTTGCCACTGGACTTATTATACTACCCACAACCACCCACATGCAAGCCCTTTTTGATACATTTTACCCACTTTTTATGACAAAATTACAGCAAAGCTGTGGATAAGTGCCCTATTTTGGCTATTTCTATCTGGTATAAGTAAAGAAGGCCATTATCATGTTTGGCCCACGAAAATAGTAGAATTATCTCACGAGAAATAGATTTTCATGATTGATCGAGCCACCGCATCTGGATCATGTCGAATCAACGTTCGCCTATAGGCAATCGGATCTTTTTTGTTCGGATTTTGCCATATTTCACCAGCTAAGAGCTCGGCGCCTTTGACGCGGTAATGCTGTTGTTTCAGAGCAATTGCATCAATTTCCACTGGCAACTCGCCGTCGGCCGCATACTTTTCTAGCAAGCTTTTCGACGGTTGATGGACATTATATATGACATAGTCGAGGAACTCTCCACCGGCCAATCGTTCGATTTCAGACGCAAAATCATGTACGGCGAACCCTTCGGTTTGCCCGGGCTTGGTTACGAGATTACAGACATAAGCCTTGCGCGCCGATGTTTCGCACAGCGCCTTGCCAATACCCGGAGTCGCGAGAACCGGCGCTAACGAACAATATAGATTTCCCGGTGCTATGACAACCAAATCAGCTTCCTCGATCGCCTTGATCGCCTGTGGATTAGCCCGCACGCGACCGCCGCTAGTCTTCGCTACCATAATTTTTGGTCGGCGCGATTCACCAAAATGCTGCTTTTCGATTTCTGACTGACCACGATAAACCTGGCGACCCAGTTTAGCGCTCATGACAACACTATCTAGCGTCACTGGCACAACTTTGCCATCAACCCGCAACACTTCCTCGGCCAGATCGATGGCCGAGATAAAACTACCGGTCATCTTTTCGAGTGCCGTGAGAAACAAATTGCCAAAAGCATGCCCAGCTAGACTGCCCTCGTCAAACCGATAATTAAACAGTTCGCGAGCACGCGGTGAACTACTGAGCGCCACCAGACACTGTCTGACGTCTCCCGGCGGCAACACACCCAGCTCATCACGTAGCTGACCAGTCGATCCACCATCATCCGCCATATTAACGAGTGCCGTAATATCCGTCGCGTAATTTTTCAGCCCAGACAACACCACAAACGAACCCGTGCCACCACCGATCACGACTATATTCGCACCTACCTTATTAACTTCCATAATAAACCCTCTCCCCTGTTATTCGTCACCCTTGAGGAGCTTCTTGCCCTTGATCTCGTATCGCAGACCCGTTAGATCGCTCGTCATATAGTCGTCATTTAATAGGCTGACGAATGTATCAACATCACGACCATCGAGGATGATAATCGCTCCATCATCTGCCGTCATCAGATCGAGTGCCATGTTTTCACTATATTCCACGATCTCCTCTTGAGTTTTAGTGCCGAGCTCCAAATTCTGTAATTTGTTGATCGATTTCGCTCGACCTGCAATCAAAGTATTCAGGTCTTGACCCTCTGGGAAATTCAATTGATAACGATCAAGAATTTGTTCGACTTTTTTGTCGGCAATTGCCTGTTTTTTGTAACTATAGCTAAATATCGCCTCAAATTTCTTCGGATTAAAAGCGAAAATTTGTTCGTCGACTACCAATACTTGATTATCGGTCGCTATTTTAAACGCTGCCGCCGGTTCGAGCGCTGCCATTTTTCCGTCCTGACCAATCTGCCAGGCATTACGCTCGCTGAGCGAACTCGACCCAGTTACCTGTTTGATGACATAAAAAGGCGTGGAATTTTTATGCGAAAAACGCGCTATGATCATTTTGATCGTTTTGAATTCGTGATCATATTCGTTAAAGGTTTCGATGGCACTACGTGATGTTTCGATCTGGTCAAGTACCATCTTGGCATTCGCCACACGCTCGCGAGTTGACCACAGTAATACGCCAGCCTCGGCTTCGCTCTCCTCGAATGGTCGCGGCTCTAGGCCGAGTCCCGCGCCCTTTTCAACTTCGTTTAAAATTTCTAGCAAAAAGACTGGTGCCACTTGCGGCTTGAGTCCATCCGACATCGGCAGATGATAGACCGTGTATCGTTTATTAACGAGAAAGAATTCGACGTCAAATTCCTTTTTTAGGTGTCCGGCCTTGTTAGCCCACTCAAAAATATCCACTGGTTTGGTAGTTTGTTGTTCGTACATATGTAACAATTATACTACATATCGCTGTTGACACTCGAAACGCCACGAACTTTTTGCTCGCGGGCACGATTCGCCCACTCGTCCGCCAGTTCGTTCAATTCGGTCCCGACGTGACCGCGCACCCAGATCAATTTGGCTCGTGAATTTTGGTATTCAGCCAGCAATGGTTTAACGATGTCGAGGTTTTTGATCTCGCCGGACTTTTTCTTCCAGCCGTTTGCCGCCCAATTGGGCGCCCATTTAGTCAGCACATTGATCCAAAACTCGCTATCCGAATAGATTTCGCAGGCCTCGCCCACCGCGTCCTGCATGGCCGCGAGTAGCGCCAAGCCTTCCATGCGAATATTTGTCGTTTCGACCGGTTCGACCTCTCCACCCATCAACCACGGTTGACCGTTTTTGATGACGGCAAAACCGCCTGGGCCAGGATTTGGGCTAGCGCTACCGTCGGTGTAATACGTTATCATGGTTTCTATTCTAGCATCCTAGCCCAGTATCCGCCTAACGTAAATGATGGCGGTTCTGGAGATAGTGCGATCGTAGCAATTTAGATCGCCGCTTTTTCTTTGCACTAGGGCGTCGTGGTCGTGATTCGGCGATATAGATACCGAGTAGTATCAGTAATGCTCCAGCAACTAGCTCTAGCGACAATTTCTCACCCAGTACAATAATTGGCAAAGCAATCGCCAGTAGCGTCTCTAGATATGATAACCCGCCCGACACTGTTGAACCCATTCGCTGATAGGCTACAATCCATAGCGACCTCGAGGCAAACGATACGACAAAGGCGCTATACGCAATGCCGACCCAGCCCAGTAGTGACAAGTTGGCAGTTTGGCTAATAATTGCGCCGGGACCGCTCTCGATGAGAGACAACACTAACGCAACGACCGCTGTGACGAGTGACGCTAGGCCTGCATAGACTGCAAAAGTTACACCGTTATCGTTCGCTTTGCGCTGGTAAATAATCGATATAGGAGAAGTAACGCAGTTGATCAGCACCAAAACCGTGGCCAGCGGGTAAAACACTGACGCGGCCGAACCCTCAAAAATAGCCGGTACTGCGACCACCAATAGGCCACCAATCGCCGCTAACGTAATACCCGCCACCGCCCTGCGTCCGACCTTTTCTTTGATAATTTTACTCGATATAATTACTAGAATAATTGGAGACAACAGAGATATGATTGAAGTATAACTGGCCGTGCTGTATTCAATCGCTTTGTAAAAAACAATTAAACTAATCGCCGTACAGGTTACCGATATGGCGAGATTAAAGGCGTTCTTTTTGATGATTTTCCAGTGTCGCAACAGGAACAGAACGACCACCGGCAAAAATATCACGAATGTCATGGCTAATTTTAGGAATGTGAATGTCGTACTGTTGATTTCGCCCAGGGTGCTCTTGATAATGGTGCCATTCGGCGCACCAATTACTACCGACAAAAAACCTATCAGCAACCACTTGTTATATTTCGTTTTCTTGTTCGTCATTGTTACTAACTAAAGATTAGCTTATGGTTATATTTTACTACACCAGTTAAAAGAGGTCAAATATTGCGTTTCGCAGGCGATACTGCTATAATTTATCACGCTATGCACCCGTAGCTCAGCTGCCTAGGCGTATGCCGGTTATCATGACCAGCGTTGCTCTATCCAGCTGTATAAAGGCGAAGGGTGTGAAATATGAGCACCCGTAGCTCAGCTGGATAGAGCGTTTGCTTGCGGAGCAAAAGGTCGTACGTTCGAATCGTATCGGGTGTACCATAGAAAAAAGGTTAGCTTGCTAGCCTTTTTTCTATGGCGTTACTTTGGCGAGCGGAGGAGCGTAGCGATATCATATCAAGTTGTGTTATCATATTCCCCATGCAAAAGATTCTTGTCCAGGGCGAACTCGGCTCGTTCCATCACGAAGCTGCTATGAAATTATTTGGTTCCGATGTTGAAATCATCCCCTGCCCGAGTTTCGCTAACGTGTTCTCCCGCCTAGAAAAAAACAAGACGGGACTCGCGCTGGTCGCGATCGAAAACTCACTCTATGGCACCATCAACGAGGTAGCCGACGGCCTCGAGGCGACACCGGAAATAAAAATCTTTGCCGAGATCGAGTTGTCGATTCACCAGAACTTGATCACTCTGCCAGGTGTTGCTGCCTCTGGTATTCGCAAAGTTTATTCTCATTTCGCCGCCCTAGCACAATGTGAAAAGTACCTAGAGGACAACTTTCCGCAAGTCGAAAAAATCGAGTACGAGGACACCGCCGCCGCAGTACGTTATATTGTCGAACAGAACGATCCGACGCTCGCTGCGATCGCCGGGCGTAGCGCCGCCGATTTATACGATGTCCAAATCCTCGCTCCACAGATCGAGGACAACGCAGTCAATTTCACCAAATTTGCTGCTTTGTCGCGTAGCCCCGACCGCGACCGCGAGCTAGTCAGACGACCTCTGGCTGGCAAATCCAGTATCATTTTGACAACTGGCCATCAACCTGGCGCTCTCTACGAAGCTCTCGGCGTCTTTGTCTCGCACAAAATCAATCTCACTAAACTGCAGTCCCGTCCGATTCCCGGTGAAAAGTGGCATTATCGGTTCTATCTCGATTTCGAAGCTGATGCAGACGAAACCATGCAAATTATCAAAGGTCTAGAATCACTCGATAATAATGTGGTCTTTCTCGGCAATTACTAGTCTAAACAGCTAGTTCGGGTGGCATAGGATCATCAAATTTCACACTCGGAATATTTCCGATTTTGAAACCATGATCTACGTTCGGGTATTGTTTCCGATAGGCGCTCATAACGCTACCATATAGGGCATCTTTCATGTCAAAGCCTAGTTCGATAGCAACAGCCTCAACCAACTCAGCCGTCGGCCCCTCAATCTCTATGATCGGATCGAGCCATGGCCATTCGTCTAACACTACCTCCACCTCGCCCACGTGCCACGTTTCCCTTTTCGATTCCTGGTATGACTCGGTCCAATCGCCAAGTTGACGAATGATCTGTGTTATAGCGTCAAAATCCTCGACAACTGTTTCGATTTCCTTTGTTCCATGAATATCCAGGCTATCTCGTTGTTTATACGACACCGTCACCCGATCGCCCTCGTCTCGCACTCGCAGCCAGCCATGACGAGATTCCAGCGCCTCATTCACAAACACTACCCGTCTCATCAACCGCATCGGATGTGTACATATTCCACCCAGTGCCTGTAGCTGACTCCGAATGGTATCGTGATTAACCTGGATGAATTTGACTTCAATCTCAGTATTCATGCGAATATTACTCTCCGTTTCGTGGAATCGCCGTCAAGGCAATATCAAATACGAGGTCGCTACCCGCTGGAATATTCTTGGCAGGGCTCGCTGCACCGTAGGCCATCTCGGCTGGAATAATCAATCGACGAGTACCGCCGACTTTCATGCCAGGTACACCCTGTGTCCAGCCTTTGATTACTTGATCCAATCCGAATGTTATCGGATTGCCAAAATCAAAACTGCTCTGGAAAATAATGCCATTTTTGCATAACGCCCCAGTGTAATGCGCTGTGATCGTCGCACCTGGTTTAACCTCTTCCCCATCACCGACTTCGACGTCCATAATCTCTAGCTCCTGAACCCCATCTCGCGGCTCAAAGTCGTGTAGTTTTGTTCCTTCGTATTTCATCCATGTCATTGTAGCACGAGTTTGACAATTATAGTTAATGGTGATATAATTGCTCCCAGGACTAGGAAGGGAGTTCCAAATGAATTCGGTTGCATATGCGATCGAGACTTTCTACAACGAGTCAGCGGATTTCGCTCAGCTCGTTGGCAAGAAGTTCGTCGAATCTAGCAGCGGACTGTTGCTCGCCTGCAGTGCGAGGAATCAGCTTTCGCCAGCTATCAACCTCACCGGGAAACCCAATGGCAGTTCAACTCCATTGGCGGTGGTCCCTGCGGAGATCCAAACCCGGATCCTTACGGCGCCGACATCGCGCTGGAGACCTGCCTGAAATGGGCCCGTGACGACACCTCTGTCGATTTCGACGAGGAGTTGTCTCGTCTCCTCGATGAAGACCCCCCCCTACTAGGTAACCTCCGCCCGTCCTCCTCGCGCCTCGCGTGTGGAACGACCCGACAACTAGGTTGGGCGCTCCATTCCGGGGCGCTCAACATTGGAATTTTGAATTACCATCTAATATCTTGCAAATAAATAACAAAAGGCTGTGCGCGAAAACATAAATACCGCACAGCCGTTAAATCATCCTTTGTCCTGCCGTCTTCTGACCGCAAGACTAGCCACTGTAGCCGGATATGATAGGCTCTGTTGCCATCGCCAACTCGCATGAAACGGATTGAAACGAACCGACAATCTGGCCAATTTACTTCTTATCCCTAGAGCGACAACGCCACCCGAAACCCAATATTCGTGTTCGTGTTGCCAGGCGCGTTGTTCAAATTCAACGTGAACACTCCGGCGTTCGTGCCATTGTTCCAGTTGCCACCCCGACGGAAGGCGCGCAGACCCAACCGCTATAAGCTACACTAGCATAAGTAGTATGATAGCAGTAGACTTTCGTCATGTCTACACTCAATCATATTTTTTCCACAGTTACTGATCTGGACAACCTGTTGGCTAGCTACCGGGTAGTTTTACGCGGTAAACGTAGCAGCAGTACTGCCACTGAGTTAGACTACAATCTGATGTCAGCTTTGCTCGAATTGCAACATGATCTGAATACCCAAACCTACGCACCGCTTCCTTATTACTCGCAATACATTTATGAACCAAAACGCCGCTATATTCAGGCGCCAGCATTTCGCGACCGTATTGTTCACCACGCCATCCATAACATTGTGATGCCATTTTACGACCGACATTTCATCAAAGATTCATACGCTTGCCGTATCGGCAAAGGGACGCACCAAGCAATGCGCACTATCCAACGCATTTTGCGCGCCCATAAGCACGAGACGCTTTACGCCTGCAAAATAGATATCTCTAAATATTTCGCCTCAATCAATCACGATCGACTCAAGTCATTGCTCGCTGACAAAATCAAAGATCAGCGCCTACTCTGGCTGCTCAACACTATTATCGACTCGA is a window from the Candidatus Saccharibacteria bacterium genome containing:
- a CDS encoding DUF4868 domain-containing protein; translated protein: MYEQQTTKPVDIFEWANKAGHLKKEFDVEFFLVNKRYTVYHLPMSDGLKPQVAPVFLLEILNEVEKGAGLGLEPRPFEESEAEAGVLLWSTRERVANAKMVLDQIETSRSAIETFNEYDHEFKTIKMIIARFSHKNSTPFYVIKQVTGSSSLSERNAWQIGQDGKMAALEPAAAFKIATDNQVLVVDEQIFAFNPKKFEAIFSYSYKKQAIADKKVEQILDRYQLNFPEGQDLNTLIAGRAKSINKLQNLELGTKTQEEIVEYSENMALDLMTADDGAIIILDGRDVDTFVSLLNDDYMTSDLTGLRYEIKGKKLLKGDE
- a CDS encoding ribonuclease HI yields the protein MITYYTDGSASPNPGPGGFAVIKNGQPWLMGGEVEPVETTNIRMEGLALLAAMQDAVGEACEIYSDSEFWINVLTKWAPNWAANGWKKKSGEIKNLDIVKPLLAEYQNSRAKLIWVRGHVGTELNELADEWANRAREQKVRGVSSVNSDM
- a CDS encoding DMT family transporter, which encodes MTNKKTKYNKWLLIGFLSVVIGAPNGTIIKSTLGEINSTTFTFLKLAMTFVIFLPVVVLFLLRHWKIIKKNAFNLAISVTCTAISLIVFYKAIEYSTASYTSIISLLSPIILVIISSKIIKEKVGRRAVAGITLAAIGGLLVVAVPAIFEGSAASVFYPLATVLVLINCVTSPISIIYQRKANDNGVTFAVYAGLASLVTAVVALVLSLIESGPGAIISQTANLSLLGWVGIAYSAFVVSFASRSLWIVAYQRMGSTVSGGLSYLETLLAIALPIIVLGEKLSLELVAGALLILLGIYIAESRPRRPSAKKKRRSKLLRSHYLQNRHHLR
- a CDS encoding bifunctional chorismate mutase/prephenate dehydratase, with protein sequence MALLWRAEERSDIISSCVIIFPMQKILVQGELGSFHHEAAMKLFGSDVEIIPCPSFANVFSRLEKNKTGLALVAIENSLYGTINEVADGLEATPEIKIFAEIELSIHQNLITLPGVAASGIRKVYSHFAALAQCEKYLEDNFPQVEKIEYEDTAAAVRYIVEQNDPTLAAIAGRSAADLYDVQILAPQIEDNAVNFTKFAALSRSPDRDRELVRRPLAGKSSIILTTGHQPGALYEALGVFVSHKINLTKLQSRPIPGEKWHYRFYLDFEADADETMQIIKGLESLDNNVVFLGNY
- a CDS encoding class IV adenylate cyclase, with translation MNTEIEVKFIQVNHDTIRSQLQALGGICTHPMRLMRRVVFVNEALESRHGWLRVRDEGDRVTVSYKQRDSLDIHGTKEIETVVEDFDAITQIIRQLGDWTESYQESKRETWHVGEVEVVLDEWPWLDPIIEIEGPTAELVEAVAIELGFDMKDALYGSVMSAYRKQYPNVDHGFKIGNIPSVKFDDPMPPELAV
- a CDS encoding FKBP-type peptidyl-prolyl cis-trans isomerase — its product is MKYEGTKLHDFEPRDGVQELEIMDVEVGDGEEVKPGATITAHYTGALCKNGIIFQSSFDFGNPITFGLDQVIKGWTQGVPGMKVGGTRRLIIPAEMAYGAASPAKNIPAGSDLVFDIALTAIPRNGE